The Sorex araneus isolate mSorAra2 chromosome 5, mSorAra2.pri, whole genome shotgun sequence genome has a segment encoding these proteins:
- the ZSCAN20 gene encoding zinc finger and SCAN domain-containing protein 20 — MAVALGSQTQNSPPREPEELLIVKLEDSWRSESRPREKDAAPGPEASRQRFRQFQYRDAAGPHEAFSQLWALCCHWLRPEIRLKEQILELLVLEQFLTILPQDAQAWVQAHHPESGEEAVALVEDWHRESQAAEPQELELYAEENRSLKPEQESQDLQLHPAGPRPEEQSQEEWAKHHCAGLPKHPGNKLAPQPLTESSVLTSRVPTLPKMGIPGDWKVTTESQETTGLGKHAEMECHKDPPGDSCGNGVFLGVPVSKPGISQQEQEPEFWGPGFMNSGRKGTVDSNIDSEQTKAPQALAWRDSRAWEEQCQWDAEDMKVSGVHWGYEETKTFLAILSESPFSEKLRTCHQNRQVYRAIAERLRARGFLRTLEQCRYRVKNLLRNYRKAKSSHPPGTCPFYEELEALVRARTAIRGTDGPGEAAALPRLGDSDAEMDEPEEGGWEPEETAEDCDGDGLATDESIQGPRTPGVPALFHSRIAGVHWGYEETKTFLTILSESPFSEKLRTCHQNSQVYRAIAERLCAQGFLRTLEQCRYRFKNLLRSYRKAKSTHPPGTCPFFEELDSLMRARTAIRAMGALREPEGLQRSGQSKTKTDPQETWDEMAEEEATKPQTLCPTTPETGFEMKHEEEDQISEQDIFEDLPGPLAKCTTEDVCHPPGWGDDSENENEGEGQWGNPSKEPWEECSSEEDLEKLIDHQGLYLAEKPYKCDTCVKSFSRSSHFMAHQRIHTGEKPFKCLECGKSFSDRSNLNTHQRIHTGEKPYKCLECGKSFSDHSNLVTHQRIHTGEKPYQCGECWKSFNQSSNLLKHQRIHVGGNADPCREVGEDLGQSPSCSAPWRNIAEEPTPEQPQSASKDLNSPGLHSTNSGEKLYKCSECGRIFSKSSALISHQRIHTGEKPYECPECGKSFSKSSTLANHQRTHTGEKPYKCADCGKCFSERSKLITHQRVHTGEKPYKCLECGKFFRDRSNLITHQRIHTGEKPYKCRECGKCFNQSSSLIIHQRIHTGEKPYKCTECGKDFNNSSHFSAHRRTHAGGKAS, encoded by the exons ATGGCTGTCGCCTTGGGGTCCCAGACCCAGAACTCTCCCCCACGAGAGCCTGAAGAACTCCTGATTGTGAAGCTGGAGGACTCGTGGCGGTCTGAAAGCAGACCCCGGGAGAAGGACGCGGCCCCCGGCCCTGAGGCTTCCCGGCAGCGGTTCCGGCAGTTCCAGTACAGGGATGCAGCGGGACCCCACGAAGCCTTCAGCCAGCTCTGGGCACTCTGCTGTCACTGGCTGAGGCCGGAGATCCGCCTCAAAGAGCAGATCCTGGAGTTGCTGGTGCTGGAGCAGTTCCTGACCATCTTACCCCAGGATGCACAGGCCTGGGTGCAGGCACACCACCCTGAGAGTGGCGAGGAGGCTGTGGCGCTGGTGGAGGACTGGCACCGAGAGAGCCAGGCTGCAGAACCACAG GAGCTGGAACTGTACGCAGAAGAGAACAGGTCACTAAAGCCAGAGCAGGAGTCTCAGGATCTCCAGCTCCACCCAGCGGGTCCCAGGCCTGAGGAGCAGTCTCAGGAGGAGTGGGCGAAGCATCACTGCGCTGGTCTTCCCAAGCACCCAGGCAACAAGCTGGCACCGCAGCCCTTGACGGAGAGCA gcGTCCTCACCTCCCGAGTTCCTACTCTTCCCAAAATGGGCATCCCCGGAGACTGGAAGGTGACCACTGAGTCCCAG GAAACCACAGGCCTTGGCAAACATGCAGAGATGGAGTGCCACAAGGACCCCCCGGGAGACAGCTGCGGGAATGGTGTGTTCCTGG GTGTTCCGGTTTCAAAACCAGGTATCTCCCAGCAAGAGCAAGAACCAGAATTTTGGGGCCCAGGTTTTATGAATTCTGGAAGAAAAGGCACTGTAGATTCAAACATAGACAGTGAGCAGACCAAAGCGCCTCAGGCGTTGGCGTGGAGGGACTCGAGGGCCTGGGAAGAACAGTGCCAGTGGGACGCAGAGGACATGAAGGTGTCAGGTGTGCACTGGGGCTACGAAGAGACAAAGACCTTCCTGGCCATTTTGAGTGAGTCCCCATTCTCTGAGAAGCTCCGGACTTGTCACCAGAACCGCCAGGTGTACAGGGCCATTGCCGAGCGGCTGAGGGCCCGGGGCTTCTTGCGGACCCTGGAGCAGTGTCGCTATAGGGTCAAAAACCTCTTGAGGAATTACCGAAAAGCCAAGAGCAGCCACCCGCCGGGGACATGCCCCTTCTACGAGGAGCTGGAGGCCTTGGTGAGGGCTCGGACAGCCATCAGAGGCACCGATGGCCCAGGAGAGGCTGCGGCACTTCCCAGACTGGGGGACAGTGACGCAGAGATGGATGAGCCTGAAGAAGGGGGCTGGGAGCCTGAAGAAACAGCAGAAGACTGTGATGGTGACGGCCTAGCCACTGATGAGTCCATCCAGGGGCCCAGGACTCCAGGAGTCCCAGCTTTGTTCCACAGTCGTATTG CAGGTGTGCACTGGGGCTACGAGGAGACCAAGACCTTCCTGACCATTCTCAGTGAGTCTCCGTTTTCTGAAAAGCTTCGCACCTGTCACCAAAACAGCCAGGTGTACCGGGCCATTGCCGAGcggctctgtgcacagggtttCCTGCGGACCCTCGAGCAGTGTCGCTACAGATTCAAAAACCTCCTGAGGAGTTACCGGAAAGCCAAGAGCACCCACCCACCAGGGACGTGCCCCTTCTTTGAGGAGCTGGATTCACTGATGAGGGCTCGGACGGCCATCCGAGCCATGGGCGCCCTCAGGGAGCCAGAGGGTCTCCAGCGGTCTGGGCAGAGCAAAACCAAGACTGACCCCCAGGAGACCTGGGATGAGATGGCTGAGGAAGAAGCCACCAAACCTCAAACCCTGTGTCCCACAACTCCAGAGACAG GTTTTGAAATGAAGCATGAGGAAGAAGACCAGATTTCAGAGCAGGACATTTTTGAGGATTTGCCTGGACCCTTAGCAAAATGTACCACAGAAGATGTTTGCCATCCTCCAGGTTGgggggatgacagtgaaaatgaaaatgaaggtgAAGGACAGTGGGGAAATCCCTCAAAAGAACCATGGGAAGAATGTTCTTCTGAAGAGGACTTAGAAAAGCTTATTGATCACCAAGGCCTCTACCTAGCAGAGAAGCCCTACAAGTGTGACACCTGTGTGAAAAGCTTCAGTCGGAGTTCCCACTTTATGGCCCACCAGCGGATACACACGGGTGAGAAGCCCTTCAAATGCCTtgagtgtgggaaaagctttagTGACCGCTCCAACCTCAACACCCATCAGAGAATCcacactggagagaagccctACAAATGCCTTGAATGTGGGAAAAGCTTTAGTGACCACTCCAATCTCGTGACCCACCAGAGAATCCACACAGGGGAAAAGCCCTATCAATGTGGAGAATGCTGGAAAAGCTTCAACCAGAGCTCAAACCTTCTGAAACATCAGAGAATCCACGTCGGAGGAAATGCGGACCCCTGTCGTGAAGTTGGGGAAGACTTGGGCCAAAGCCcatcctgcagtgctccctgGAGGAACATAGCTGAGGAGCCAACTCCTGAACAACCCCAAAGTGCCAGTAAGGACTTGAATTCTCCTGGATTGCACAGCACCAACTCAGGGGAGAAACTCTATAAATGTTCTGAATGTGGAAGAATCTTCTCGAAGAGCTCTGCCCTCATTAGTCACCAAAGAATCCACACAGGCGAGAAACCGTATGAATGTCCTGAATGTGGGAAGAGCTTCAGTAAGAGCTCGACACTGGCCAATCATCAGCGAACGCACACAGGTGAGAAGCCATATAAGTGTGCGGACTGTGGCAAGTGCTTCAGCGAGCGCTCCAAGCTCATCACCCACCAGAGAGTACACACAGGGGAGAAACCCTACAAATGCCTCGAGTGTGGGAAATTCTTCCGTGACCGCTCTAACCTCATCACGCACCAGAGAATTCACACGGGAGAGAAGCCTTACAAGTGCAGAGAGTGTGGGAAATGCTTTAATCAGAGCTCTAGTCTTATAATTCACCAGAGAATCCATACAGGGGAGAAACCCTACAAGTGCACCGAGTGTGGGAAAGACTTCAACAACAGTTCCCACTTCAGTGCCCACCGGAGAACTCACGCAGGAGGAAAAGCGTCTTAG